The following coding sequences lie in one Peribacillus frigoritolerans genomic window:
- a CDS encoding M20 family metallopeptidase, which translates to MLQLVERLVNIDSGSHTKKGIDEIGSILKAKFESLDFIVNTVEQQNYGNQLVIQHREANQPHILIVAHMDTVFPEGTAQKRPFKVKGNRAYGPGVADMKSSLVELFYAIHCLKQTGQTGYKHIQIILNSDEEIGSPTSASLISEKAANKKFALILEPARTDGSLVTARRGCGQFKVDIMGVAAHSGIEPEKGRSAIEELAHKIIALHRLNDQKKGISVNVGKIEGGSAVNMIASHAAAFVDVRISEKKQEGIVLKQLKKICAETYIPGTKTTLSGKMDRSPMEKNEKSNLLLETIRQAGKEIGIEITDTATGGGSDASITSELGIATVDGLGPVGGNAHSEEEYLEIPSLTERTLLLATVLQKLSKMT; encoded by the coding sequence ATGCTTCAATTAGTGGAGCGGCTAGTGAATATAGATAGTGGTTCTCATACGAAAAAGGGTATTGATGAAATTGGTTCGATATTAAAAGCGAAATTTGAAAGTCTGGATTTTATTGTGAATACCGTTGAGCAACAGAATTATGGCAATCAGCTGGTCATCCAGCATCGTGAGGCGAATCAACCGCATATTTTGATCGTTGCCCATATGGATACGGTTTTTCCGGAGGGGACAGCGCAAAAACGTCCATTTAAGGTGAAAGGAAATCGGGCATACGGTCCTGGTGTGGCGGATATGAAGTCTAGTTTGGTTGAGCTATTTTATGCGATCCATTGCTTGAAACAGACGGGGCAGACAGGCTATAAGCATATCCAAATCATTCTTAATAGTGATGAAGAGATCGGGTCACCGACGTCCGCATCCCTCATATCGGAAAAAGCGGCAAATAAGAAGTTCGCATTAATTCTTGAACCGGCAAGGACGGACGGTTCGCTTGTCACGGCAAGAAGGGGCTGCGGTCAGTTTAAAGTCGATATTATGGGGGTGGCTGCCCATTCGGGGATCGAACCGGAAAAGGGACGAAGTGCAATTGAAGAATTGGCCCATAAGATCATCGCCTTACACCGATTGAATGATCAAAAGAAAGGGATCAGCGTTAATGTCGGCAAAATTGAAGGAGGCTCCGCTGTCAATATGATCGCTTCCCATGCGGCTGCCTTCGTCGATGTGCGGATTTCGGAAAAAAAGCAGGAAGGCATCGTTCTCAAGCAGTTGAAAAAAATCTGTGCCGAGACCTATATTCCCGGAACGAAAACGACACTAAGCGGAAAAATGGATCGGTCTCCCATGGAAAAGAATGAGAAATCAAACTTGCTTTTAGAGACGATCCGTCAGGCTGGGAAGGAAATCGGCATCGAAATCACGGATACGGCCACGGGTGGAGGCTCGGATGCTTCCATCACTTCTGAATTGGGAATCGCGACAGTGGATGGACTCGGGCCCGTTGGAGGAAATGCACATAGTGAAGAGGAGTATTTGGAAATTCCGAGCCTGACGGAAAGGACTCTCCTTTTGGCTACCGTCCTTCAAAAATTATCAAAAATGACCTAG
- a CDS encoding tRNA threonylcarbamoyladenosine dehydratase has protein sequence MLHQFSRNELAIGKEGIDILKNTTVAVLGVGGVGSFSAEALARTGVGRIILVDKDDVDITNVNRQIHALLSTVGQPKAELMKNRIQDINPDCEVIALKMFYTEETFEEFFSYGLDYVIDASDTVIYKMHVMKECLKRNIKVISSMGAANKMDPTRFQIADISKTHTDPLAKVIRTRLRKEGITKGIPVVFSDESPIVIREDVRKEVGNDEAKIRKAQMPPSSNAFVPSVAGLIAASWVINDILKNIEVRRVND, from the coding sequence ATGCTGCATCAGTTTTCACGAAATGAATTGGCAATTGGCAAGGAAGGAATCGATATTCTGAAAAACACGACGGTTGCGGTCCTGGGTGTAGGAGGCGTTGGTTCATTTTCAGCCGAAGCATTGGCACGTACGGGGGTAGGCCGTATTATTCTTGTGGATAAAGACGATGTCGACATCACGAATGTAAACAGGCAGATCCATGCTCTATTATCAACAGTCGGTCAACCGAAAGCGGAATTGATGAAAAATCGCATTCAAGACATCAATCCCGACTGCGAAGTGATCGCTCTTAAAATGTTTTATACAGAAGAAACGTTTGAGGAATTCTTCAGTTATGGCCTGGACTATGTCATTGATGCATCGGATACGGTCATTTATAAGATGCATGTGATGAAGGAATGCCTGAAACGGAATATCAAGGTGATTTCAAGCATGGGGGCCGCTAATAAGATGGACCCGACGCGTTTTCAAATTGCCGATATCTCCAAAACGCATACCGATCCGCTTGCCAAGGTCATTCGTACTAGATTGCGTAAAGAGGGCATAACAAAGGGAATCCCGGTTGTCTTCTCCGATGAGAGCCCTATTGTCATTCGTGAGGATGTCCGAAAAGAAGTCGGCAATGATGAGGCAAAAATTCGTAAAGCGCAAATGCCGCCATCTTCGAATGCTTTCGTACCATCCGTAGCAGGCTTAATTGCAGCTAGCTGGGTGATCAATGATATATTAAAAAACATTGAAGTTCGCCGTGTAAACGATTGA
- a CDS encoding NERD domain-containing protein has translation MLKPCERPMKMLKLEALSRRLSANHPKQERIRNDFRKIRTGFNGERSIGKELKNLPKEYRVFHDLRLGYDGSRYFQMDFLIITRNYGIIIEVKNFAGTLYFDRTYPQLIRTKDGQEQAYLDPLIQVDVQKSRFNDWLTFHKFPSLPIETLIANANSNTIIRTTPGFTPIFKKITGKETLISKIHTLDEKYSSKQLTQRQSNRLSNTILQKNTPHNPDILELYQIDEQDLLKSVQCPECSALHMQYHWGKWSCSHCSYTSKDAHIQALRDFALLIKPNITNKQARLFLQIDSIDIMQRILSALELPYSGQFKNRAYRLDGLIHE, from the coding sequence ATGCTAAAACCGTGTGAAAGGCCTATGAAAATGCTCAAACTGGAGGCATTAAGCAGGAGGCTATCAGCAAATCATCCAAAACAGGAAAGAATAAGGAACGATTTCCGGAAAATCCGTACAGGATTTAACGGGGAGCGGAGTATCGGAAAAGAACTGAAGAATCTTCCGAAAGAATATCGAGTATTTCATGATTTGAGGTTAGGCTACGACGGGAGCCGTTATTTTCAAATGGATTTCCTAATAATCACCCGGAATTACGGCATCATCATCGAAGTAAAAAACTTTGCGGGAACGCTCTATTTTGACCGTACCTATCCCCAATTGATTCGGACAAAAGATGGACAGGAACAAGCTTATCTAGATCCGCTAATCCAGGTTGACGTGCAAAAATCCCGATTTAATGATTGGCTTACTTTTCACAAATTCCCCTCGCTGCCGATTGAAACGCTCATTGCCAATGCAAACTCGAATACCATCATCCGGACTACCCCAGGTTTTACCCCCATTTTCAAAAAAATCACGGGAAAAGAAACCCTGATCTCCAAAATTCATACCCTCGATGAAAAATATTCTTCTAAGCAATTAACCCAAAGGCAGAGCAATAGACTTTCGAATACGATTCTGCAAAAAAACACTCCGCATAATCCTGATATCCTCGAATTGTATCAAATCGATGAGCAAGATCTGCTCAAAAGCGTTCAATGTCCAGAATGCTCTGCTCTCCATATGCAATATCACTGGGGCAAATGGTCCTGTAGTCATTGTTCTTACACTTCAAAGGATGCCCACATTCAAGCTCTTCGCGATTTTGCTCTCCTTATAAAACCCAATATAACAAATAAACAAGCACGGCTCTTTTTACAAATAGATTCAATTGATATCATGCAGCGGATACTGTCTGCACTGGAGTTGCCTTATTCGGGGCAATTTAAAAATAGAGCGTATAGACTTGATGGACTAATTCACGAGTAA
- a CDS encoding ABC transporter substrate-binding protein codes for MKKKKLAGVFLSLSLVAGALAGCSGGDSKTSSSGGGSSNSGDTIKIGANLELSGGTASFGQSAADGLQLAIDEINKEGIDGKKLEIVKVDNKSDAAEATSGSIKLVSQDKVVAVVGSATSTNTLAQVQVAQDNQVPLLTPTATNPDITNKAGKLNDYVFRTCFIDPFQGTVAANFATDEIGAKTAAIYVDSASDYSKGLAAAFKEAFTAKGGKIVAEEAYVTKDTDFRSTLTRIKSAKPEFVFLPGYYEEVGLILKQAREDGIDLPFMGGDGWDSPKVVEIAGADALKNTYITNHYSPEDEDAKIQDFVAAFKKEYNKTPDAFAALGYDTGYYLADAIKRSGDASPEKIRQALEDVKDLQLVSGTLNLDENHDPIKSATILEYVDGKQTFKTKINP; via the coding sequence ATGAAGAAGAAAAAGCTAGCAGGAGTGTTTCTATCACTTTCATTGGTTGCAGGGGCGCTGGCAGGTTGTAGTGGCGGCGACTCGAAAACTAGCAGTTCAGGCGGGGGTTCATCAAACTCGGGTGACACAATCAAAATTGGGGCCAACCTTGAATTGTCCGGAGGTACGGCATCATTCGGCCAATCGGCTGCCGATGGATTGCAACTGGCCATCGATGAGATTAATAAAGAGGGCATCGACGGTAAAAAATTGGAAATAGTTAAGGTAGATAATAAATCAGATGCTGCAGAAGCTACAAGCGGTTCGATCAAGCTGGTCAGCCAGGACAAGGTTGTGGCTGTAGTCGGATCTGCGACAAGCACTAATACATTGGCACAGGTTCAGGTCGCACAGGATAATCAAGTTCCTCTACTCACACCAACTGCAACAAATCCCGACATCACCAACAAAGCTGGAAAATTAAATGATTATGTGTTCAGGACTTGCTTTATCGATCCATTCCAAGGTACGGTGGCAGCCAATTTCGCAACTGACGAAATAGGGGCAAAGACGGCTGCGATCTATGTGGATAGCGCAAGTGATTATTCCAAAGGATTGGCCGCAGCTTTTAAAGAAGCGTTCACTGCCAAGGGCGGTAAAATCGTGGCGGAAGAAGCTTATGTAACTAAAGATACTGATTTCCGCTCTACATTGACACGTATCAAATCCGCAAAACCAGAGTTCGTTTTCCTTCCTGGTTATTATGAGGAAGTCGGATTGATCTTAAAACAGGCACGTGAAGACGGCATAGACCTTCCATTCATGGGCGGAGACGGCTGGGATTCCCCGAAGGTCGTTGAAATTGCCGGAGCGGATGCTTTGAAAAATACTTATATCACGAATCACTATTCTCCGGAAGATGAAGATGCAAAAATCCAGGATTTCGTTGCAGCCTTCAAAAAGGAATACAATAAAACACCGGATGCCTTTGCCGCACTTGGCTATGACACTGGCTACTACCTGGCTGATGCCATCAAGAGATCTGGTGATGCTTCTCCCGAAAAAATCAGACAAGCGTTGGAAGATGTCAAAGATCTTCAATTAGTTTCCGGAACGCTGAACCTCGATGAAAACCATGATCCGATCAAATCGGCGACCATCTTGGAATATGTGGATGGCAAACAAACATTCAAAACAAAAATCAATCCATAA